Proteins encoded together in one Staphylococcus aureus window:
- a CDS encoding TIGR01741 family protein → MTFEEKLSEMYSEIANKISSMIPVEWEKVYAMAYIDDGGGEVFYYYTEPGSNELYYYTSVLNKYDISESEFMDSVYELYKQFQNLRNLFKEEGHEPWTSCEFDFTREGELKVSFDYIDWINSEFGQVGRQNYYKYRKFGILPETEYEINKVKEIEQYVKEQEEAEQ, encoded by the coding sequence ATGACTTTCGAAGAAAAATTAAGTGAAATGTATAGCGAGATTGCGAATAAGATTAGCAGCATGATACCGGTAGAGTGGGAAAAGGTATATGCAATGGCATATATAGATGACGGAGGAGGAGAAGTGTTCTACTATTACACAGAACCTGGAAGTAATGAATTATACTACTATACTAGTGTATTAAATAAATATGATATATCGGAATCGGAATTTATGGATTCAGTGTATGAGTTGTATAAACAATTTCAAAATTTAAGGAATTTATTTAAAGAAGAAGGACATGAACCATGGACATCATGCGAATTTGACTTTACAAGAGAAGGTGAATTAAAAGTTTCATTTGATTATATTGATTGGATAAATTCAGAATTTGGTCAAGTAGGTCGACAAAATTACTATAAGTATAGAAAATTTGGAATTTTACCAGAAACGGAATATGAAATTAATAAAGTTAAAGAAATCGAGCAATATGTTAAAGAGCAAGAAGAAGCTGAACAATAG
- a CDS encoding TIGR01741 family protein → MNFEEKLSEMYNKIANEINEMIPVEWEKVYVIAYVDDGGGQVIFYYTKPRNDELYYYSSIVEDYNVLEEIFDDLWMELYRSFKKLRNIFKEESLEPWTSCEFDFTKEDKLKVSFDYIDWKNTEFDQLGQENYYNYRKFGIIPEMEYEMEEVKQIEQYIKEQEEAEQ, encoded by the coding sequence ATGAATTTCGAAGAAAAATTAAGTGAAATGTACAATAAAATTGCAAATGAGATCAATGAAATGATACCAGTAGAGTGGGAAAAGGTATATGTAATTGCATATGTGGACGATGGAGGTGGGCAAGTTATATTTTATTATACCAAGCCCAGAAATGATGAGCTGTATTATTATTCGAGTATCGTTGAAGATTATAATGTTTTAGAAGAAATCTTTGATGATTTATGGATGGAACTTTATAGATCATTTAAAAAATTAAGAAATATATTTAAAGAAGAAAGTCTTGAACCATGGACATCATGTGAATTTGACTTTACAAAAGAAGATAAATTAAAAGTTTCATTTGATTATATTGATTGGAAGAATACAGAATTTGATCAATTAGGCCAAGAAAACTACTATAACTATAGAAAATTCGGAATTATACCAGAAATGGAATATGAAATGGAAGAGGTTAAACAAATCGAGCAATATATTAAAGAGCAAGAAGAAGCTGAACAATAG